AGATGGCGGAGCGCGAGGAAGTTGACGACCTCCAGGCTGGAGAAGCCGCTCAAGTCCGTGAGCTTGTTAGCGCTGCTGATCTCAAGGCGAAAACGCTGTTCGGTAGGAAGGCGCTCGTCCAGTGGCTCAACCAGCTCTCCAATCTCACGAACATTCTGGAAGGCCGTGATCGCCCGAAGCTCGGGATGGGATTTTATCTCCACACGACCATCGATACGCTCCAGCCTGTCGAACCCTCGAAACGCTTCGAGCGTGGTGCCGTTTTCGAATGCAATCCCACCCAGGCGCTCCACCGAGGAAAATCCATCCAGAACTTTCAGGTCATACTGCGACAGATAGAAGAGTTCGCCGAGCCGCGTTAAATGATTGAAGCTATCCAGCTCGGTGACATCGCTCAGGCCTCCGAGATTAAAAAACGCGACGTGGGTGCACCCCTCCTCACATAAAAGAGGGATGTCTTCGGCGCTTCGCGGCTCGTAATCCGGCGGGTTCTCCGAGCAGTCTTGAAGCTGCCCCGGTGAACACTCAGCGGCCACTGTGTTGGGATCGGTGCAGCCTGTGACGAGGAGCGCCAGAGATGCGAGGAGGGCGTAGGTGTGGCGAGTCATGATGGCATCCAATAGAGAGTTTTTGGGCTGCGAACGCGTTGAGGGAAAGCCTGATCACAGGCTCTGCCTGCGCTGATCGTAATAGACGCAGGAGGCGGAGGCTTTGACTTCTTTTCCAGCAGAAGCCCGCGCGTTCAGCATCCAGTAGCCTTCGCTCTTCGACATCCAGATGCGTTCGGCGCCCCCATCAAATTGGCCGCCGACGGCGGTCAGATAGCAGAGCGCGCTGTCGAGCGGGGCCATGCGTGTTTGAGCATGCGGACGTGTGCTCCCGTAAGGGTTTGCGTGGGCGGTGAACTCGTCCACGTAAGTCTCGGGGTCCGCGTAGAGCCGGTGCATGCCGGTGTACGTGGAGCTCAGGCCAAACTCCATAAACGACGCTTGAAGAGGACCCTGCTGGGAGCTCGCGACGACTCTCCAGTCCAGCCGGTCGACGGGCATATGGACTTCGGCGCGCTCACCAAGTCCGGCCAGCCGGCCGCGAATTCCACTTAAGGCCACCAGGTTCGATAGGTTGCCATGGTATTCGATACGTTCACCCCGGGTGTGTGTATCCACCATGGAGAGAGTGCCGTGTGTGAACCACAGGGAGTGGTCATGGCCGATAAAGCGGTCGCGACGCACGCAGCTGTATTGTGAATAGACCGGCTCAGCGGCTTCATCTTGCCGGGAGTAGGTATGCAGGATCCAATGGTGTTGAGGTGAATGGAAGGTGCCTGTTTCCAGAAACACTCCTTCGCCTCCGCCGGCAAACTTGCCGCCCAGCCCCGTTAAGACGCATTGCATCTGCCGGTAGCCCGCGATCGCCTCGTGGGCGGAGCCCAAACGCTCGACGAGCAGGGGCCCGGTGAGCGCGGTGCTGTCGAGTGGCGGGAGGCCGTCGATCAGCGTGGAGAGGTCGTCTTCGCTGCAGCCCTCCGGGATGGCGCAGGCTTCACACAACGAGGTTTCCGACGCCTCGTCCGTTAAGCGCGCATGGCAGTTTTCTCGGGCTCGGTCGGTGGCCGCTGAGCAGGTCTCAAGCTGCTCTTTCGCGCTCCGATACAGCGCTTGCGTGTCTTCGGGGCCTGACCCCGGGTTGGGCCAGACGACGAGGTGCGGGTTTTCCAGCATCCACGCGTACATCGCGATGGTGTGATCGATGAGGACGTCCGGTCCCATGAGCGTAGCCTCGTGCATATCGAGGTCTTGAACACAGGATAATTCTCTGTGGATGCTCTCCGAGACAGCCTCACAGTCTTCAAGCCGAGTTCGAGTGTATTTTAGAATGTCGACATCGACGCGGCGGCCGTACTCTGGCGAGTCGATGGATTCCTGGCGAATCGCCTCCTCAACGGCCCGGCGGAGATTTGCGATATAGCGCCCCCAGTCTTTCAGGTCGGTGGTGCCCCAGGCCTGCTCATGCACACGCGCTACGGGCGGAGAGGGCAGCCCATACACATACACGTCGAGGGGCACGTCGTTGAGAATCAGGCCGGTCGTGGCGTCGATTGCCCAGTCGAAAGAAAGAGGGGGAAGTTCTTCGTTGCCAGAAAGCGGACTTTGTACTTGAAGGTAGTCGGCCAGGGTCTCGACATCACGCTCATCAAGTGAGGTGATGTCTGCCAACATCACAACATAGCCTCCCAGAGTTTCTTTATCGATATAATGGGTGCCGCAGTCGGTCACAAAATCGTTAAGCTCGGATATCGCGTCGCTGCCAGCGCATCGGGATTCGACTCCCTGAGGCCATCCACCCTCACGGCTGGGGATCACACTGCGCCTCGCGGTGGTGATTTTCGAGACCAAAAAAAGGAGGTGGGAGACGTCGGTGGTTTCAAATCTCGAGCGCGCTCTGGCCTTCAACGCCTCGATCGCGTCGGCCTCATCGCTCATCACAGTGTTTAAAGCGCCCGAGACCTTCCAGTCGACCTCCTGCGCGCTGCGAAGAAATCCGGCGATGAGGGGGGCCGACCAGTGATGAGAGATTTTGGGGAAGAACTCGGGCAGACATACGCCTGCCGGGGCCGCATGCCACGCTCGATCGCTTCGATAGAGGGCGCCGCCCAGGGGGGCGTCGTTTTCAAGCGCGCCCGAATACTCCAGGACCTGCTGGCGTGCGTGGGTTGGCGGGTCCGCCGAAGGGGCGGGGGGATCTGCGCAGGCGAGCGCTTGAGCGGCAAGGCTGAGGCAGAGCGCGCGTAGCGGCCAGGAAAGGGGGCGCATCTTAAAATCTCCTTTCGGGAGGAAGATCGGGCTTTGAGTTGATGCATGAGAGGTAGTCAATGCCATGATACGTGTCAAAGGGGAGGAGAGTTTTAACTTTGTTTTGGTTCTGTGAGGGTTCTTAGAGTCGTGGTTGTGAAACACGAATTGTGCTTTGTTTTTAGAGGGTTAGGCGGGCGTCGTCGGGCGTGTGTTTGAATTGCAGCGCCCATTTGTGAAGAAGATGCTCGCCGTCTTCTACGCGTTCACTCACCTGTTGTGGCGAATGAGACTCCATACTCAAACAGATATTCATGGCTTCTCTGCGTATGCCGGGTCATGGGCACGCATCGGTGATAATTTCTTTTCATGGGTGCACGTGGCATAACGAGCCATGCCACTCCGATGATCGGAAGAACCCGCTAACCTTCACGTAACGTTGAGTCTGATGATGACCCTCCCCCACCGCCCCCTCCCCACCCTCCTCCTCACCCTCCTACTCGCCACAGGCTGCGGCCAGTCCGACTCGCCGCCACCCTCCAACCCCGACGCGGGCGGCCCCGATGTGGAGGAGGATGCCGGGGGTGAGGGCGACGCGGATGTCACCTCGCAGCCCGACCGGGTGGTGGCCGATATTCTCTTTCCCACCGAGACCTTTGTGGTGCAGCTCGACACCATCCTGCGGCCCGAGGCGCAGGCGGTGAACGCGGCCGGCGAGGAGCTTGATGCGCGGGTGAGCTTCGAGAGCAGCGATCCCGAGGTGATGGAGATCTCGTCGGCGGGCATCGCGGTGGGGCGGGCGCTGGGGGCGGTGACGCTCACGGCGCGGGCGGGTGATGTGCAGAAGGCGTGGCCGGCGCGAGTGGTCTCGGCGCCCGTGGCGAGCGTGGAGGTGGTGCCGGCCAACTACACGCTGCAGATTGGCGAGGCGGTGGAGTATGTGGCCGTGGCGCGCGACGCCGGCGACGTGGTGATCGAAGACGCCGGTGAGCCGACCTGGACGACCACCGACATGGGGGTGGCCTCGATCGACACCCGCGGCATCGCGCGCGCGCTGAGCGTGGGGACGGTCGAGGTGGTCGCGACCATCGACGGCATTGAGGGGCGCGCCACCCTTACGGTGGAGGAGGCCCCGGTGGACGCGGTGGCGATAAGCCCGCGCAACCCCGCAGCGATCTACCCATTGGGGAGTGTGACGCTGGAGGCGACGGCGCTCGACGAGCTGGGCGATCCGATGCCCTGGGTCGAGCTGAGCTGGGCGTCGTCGGACACCTCGGTGGCCACGGTGGACGGTGGTGTGATCACCGGCGTGGCGCCGGGCACGGCGATGATCTCCGCGTCGTACGGCGACTTCACGGATGAGGTGGAGGTCGACGTGATCTTCTCGGTGCAGGAGGTGATGGCTGGCGAGGGGGCGGGGTGTGTGATCTCGGGTGAGCAGCTTTCTTGCTTTGGCGAGGGCAGCCAGGGCCAGCTCGGGGTGGGGGATCTCGACGATCGCGCCGCGCCGGCGCGTCTGGGCTACGGCCCGGGCCTGCGCGACGTGAGCCTGGGCGGCGGGCACGGCTGCTTGATCAACGCGGCCGGCGAGCTTTATTGCTGGGGGCGCAATGATTACGGGCAGGCTGGAGATTCCGCCGGTGATCCGGTGCTCGCCCCGGCGCAAATTCTGGGCGCGCGCCTCTCGGGTGGCGGGCGCGCCGAGTTTCTTTCGGTGTCGGCTGGCGCGGAGCATACCTGCGCGGTCGACGATCAGGGCGACATCCACTGCTGGGGCCGCAATGACGCCCGCCAGGCCGGCCACGCTGGCGCGTCGACGCACCTGATTCAAAAAGTCGGCGGCGGCCATGACTTTGTGCTCGCTGCCGCCGGAAGTCGCCACAGCTGCGGCGTGACCAGCGATGACTTTGCCTACTGCTGGGGCGCGGGCGATCGCGGCCAGCTCGGCGACGGCACCACCACCGCCACCCCGAGCGAGGTGCCAAAATTTATCGACGGCGGCTACACCTTCGCCTACCTGGAGGCCGGCGAGGACTTCAGCTGTGGCTTAAGCCCCTCGGGGCTGCCGGTGTGCTGGGGAGCGGGCGACCGCGGCCAGATCGGCAACGGCGCCACCGCCGACGTCAACGTGCCCCGCACGCTCGCCCTGCCCGTGGGAAGCGGCCTGACGGCCCTGACCGTGGGTCGCGACCACGCCTGCGGCCTTTACGCCGGCCAGGCGCTCTGCTGGGGGGCGTTCGACGACGGCCGCCTCGGCCGCGCGCTTAGCGCCGACCAGTCCAGCCCCGAGGCCGCGAGCTTTGCGCAGCGTTTTGTGCAGATCGACGCCGGCGACGGCGTGACCTGCGGGTGGACCGAGGCCCTGGAAGTCTTCTGCTGGGGCCAGACGCCGGGGGCCGGCGCAACGCCGGCGGCGGTCGAGTTTGAGGACTACTAACGACGGTTCTTTCACTCCTGGCGAGCGCTCGTACCCCTGAGTGTAAAACGCAAAAAAGGGCCCCGCGGGGCCCTTTTTTGTGACCATAATGACGATCGCCGTCTTTCAGGCTCAGAGATCGAGTAGGTCAAGCGACGCGCAATCCCAGGCCACAATATTCGACGAACCTTTCATGGGATTGCAGCCCGCGTAGAGCACCCCGCGAGCGGCGTCGATGGCGAGGGCCCAGACGGCGTGGGGCCCATCGCCAACGGGCGCGGGCAGCGGCAGCCGCTGGCGCGTTCCGTCGGAGAGATCCCAGCGGTGGACGCCGGCGTCGGCGCCGGACCAGGAGGCCGCGAAGAGATAGCCTTCGTAGGCTCGCATCCGGGAGACCGAGCTCTGTTCGAGGGTGCGTGTGATCTCGAGGTCGGGAGTGAGAAAGCGAATCGCCTCATCCCAGGCCGCCAGGATCTGGTTATTGACGACTTGAACGTCGGCGATGGCGCCGGTGTCCAGAGTCTTGCCGCGGCGCGAGGCGATCTCGACGGTGTGCAGCCCGACGTCCGTGGCGAAGGTGATGTGGCTTTCGCCGGGCCCCCAGGCCACGGTGTTGACGTCGGCGCGGGCTTTGAAGCGCTGCAGCTCGTCGGTCGATTGGGTGTCCCAGATGCGTAGCGTGGAGTCTTCGGCGACCGACGCCAACTGCTTGCCATCGGGGCTGAATTTTACTTTACGCACGCCCTGCGGGACGCCGGAGTGGCCGGTGTAACTGGCGATCTCATCGCCACTCTGCACGTCGTACTGGCGGACATGCCCGCCGTGGAAACAGATCACGACACTCTTGCTATCGGGGGCGAAGTCGACGTCATACGCGTGGCCTGTGGCGCCTGGAATCTTCGTGACGGCGGTGCCGCTGGCGGTGTCGAAGATGATGCCCTTGCCCGGCCCGGCGGCGGCCAAGAGAGTTCCGTCCGGGTTGAGCGCGAGGCCATGAACGGCCGACATAGATGGACGCTTCATGTTACCACTCCTGTTCGTAGGCGCCCTCAAGGGCCTTGCCATTGTTGACGAAGACCTCTTTGCCGGCGACGCGCGCCTCAAAGAGCTTCCAGGCTGAGAATTCGCCACCTTCGATCATCTCGGGCACAAAGAGGTTGATCGATTCGGTGGAGATGTAGTCGTCGGTGAAGTCGGTGGCGTAGGTTCCGTCGCCGATGATGTGTTGTGCCTGGACGTTGCCGCCGAAGCCGAAACAGAAATAGGTCGTGGCGACGAGGACCTCGACCTGGGCGTCGCCGGCGACGTTGAGGCTGCCGCCGTTGTCGCCGTACATGCCGATGATCGTTTTGGCGTGGAGGTCGCCCTGCACGGTGATGTCGCCGACTTCCGACATGACGAGGTGATTGACGCGGAGGTCGCCGGTGACGAGCAGCAGGTTGCACTCCGACTCCGAGCCCCATTCCACGGAATCGGCGCTCAGCGTGAGGTCACCGTCGATGACAATCGGCGTGCCCTGCTCGCCAAGCGTGAGCGCCAGATCGAGGATGTCGCTCACGTCGCTTATGACATTGCCGCGGTAGACCGTGGCGTCGCCGCACATGCTCAAAAAGGTCAGGGCCGGCTCGGCTCGAAAGGCTTCAAACGCTTCTTTGGCCTCGGCCGGGCTCATCGTGGTCGGTTTGGGGTTGCTCGCCGGCGCTTCGCCGGCCGGCGCGTCACCCGATGCGATGGCGCGGATCTCTTCTGCGGAGAGGAGGTCGGGCGCGGCACCCTCCAGGAAGGGGGAGGCCCCCGACTTCAGAGTCGCCGCCAGCGACCACCACTCGAAGTCGAAGTCCTCCTCATCATCTTCATCAAACCATTCGAAGAGCTCGTCGGGGAAAAGGTTCTTTAGCTCGTCGACGTAATAATCGTACTTAAAAAAGTCGTCGTCGTAGCTGAAATAGTTGATGCAGACCGTTTTGGGGTTGGGGGTCATCGTGCAGCCGTGATCGCTGTTGAGGATCAGCGGGACGTGGGTGGTCCCCTCCACGACCATCTGCCCGTGATTGTAGTTCCCGATGAAGGCGGTGGTGATGTAAGCGTCGCCGGTGACTTCTTTGTAGGAGTTGACGCTGGTCACAAAGTCGCAGTGAAGATCGCCGAGCACGAGCAGGCAGGGGTAATATTCGGTCAGATCCAGGCTGCCGTGGACTGTGAGGTTGCCGTCGATGATCACCAGCTCGTCGGTGGGCTCGCGCTCGCCATCAAAGAAGAGGGACTCCACGGTGTTCTTGTTGACGTCTCCGTAGATCTCGACATCCCCCTCGAAGACGATGACTTTGGCGAATCGGATGTTTCCCACGTAGCGGTCGGCGAGTCCGTACTTCTCGCGGGCCTCGTCATTGGTGAGCTGAGCGGCGGGTTTGGCGTCGGTCCGGGCGCTCGCCGTGTAGCCCTTCTTCTTTTTGGACGCGATGAGTTTGGCGGCGCTCTTCTGCGCCTCCTCGGCGGAGTCGAATTCTTTGGTGCTGGCGCGCCCCTCGGAGCCGATCTTTCCGTAGGTGACGGTGTGCGAATTTCCGAGGAGTTCGATCATCCAGAACTTGGCGGATGTGTCGTCCACGTACTCAAGGTAATGCGTCATGGTGTGCTCCGATGAGGGGGATCCAGGTGATGCGCATGGGAGGGCGAGCTGAATCGGGCCTGCAATGGTGATGTGTGCCGTGGGTATACCAATAGGGCGGGGTCAGGTCGACCGAGAGTTGAGCTTCTACGCCCTCGGAACGTGTTTGCGCATGTTGGCGGTGTAGGCCAGAATCGGCGCACTCCCCCGGAATGGCGACTGCTTTTGACGCCGCAAACGCTCGCTTTGAGCGACATCATGTGTTGGAGACGCGATGACGTATTACCTCGAGAACGCTGAAGAATTCTGGAGCATCGACTATCAAGACGACATCGTGACCGTCTGCTCGGGCCCACTAGGCGAAGCCGGTTCTGTCATCGAGACACACGAAATCGCCGGTGAAGATGAGGCGCTGGAGATGATGCGCGAGCGGGCCCGCGCGCAGCTTTTGCTCGGTTTTGTGCAGCGCCTGCCGCCCGAAGAGCGCTTCTCGCAGGACGAGCGCGTCAAAGCGTACTGGCAAGATGACGTCCTCGATGTGTGGAAAGCGATGGGCGTGACCGAGGCCGACCCGATCGACTACCGCGACCGGTGGGAGGAGTACCTCGCTAAGCCGCTTCCGGATGAGCTGGACCAGTACCTGACCTGGCGCTCCTCGCACCGGTTTGGCTATTGCAACTTCGGCGAGTGGCGGATGTGGGATGAGGACGTCTGGCTGCCGGAGCCGGAGCGGGGAAACCTCTTTGAGCAGCTCGTGCTCATGGATCAGGAAAACGTGCTGGCCACGGCGATGATGGGCCAGTTTGCCCGCTGGGTGAGCATCGGCAGCGCGGGCAACGGCGATCAGTATTTCGCGCATGTCGACGACCTCGATCCGCAGCGCGTCGAGGTGGTTTTTTATGATCATGAGACGAGTTCGCCGAGCTTTGTCTGCGCCGATTCGCTCTCGTCCTTTGCCTGGCTCAACCGTTGCTATGTGGCCTTCTTCGACAACGAGGACGCGGAGGACGAAGCGCCCGGCCTGGCGCAGCTGACCGAGGATATGAGCCTGCTGGAGGGCCGCGTCGCGCTCTCGTGGCATTTCGACGAGTTGGAAGAGGGGACGGAGTTCGAGTCGGGCTATGAGGCGAAGTCCGACGCGCTCTACCTCTTCCACAAGTTCGTCTGGATCAGCGATCTTTTGCGCAACAACAGCATCGGCGCATTTGAGGAGCTCGCGGAGGTCTTTTACGAAAGCCTGCACGCCGAGCTGAGCTTCGAGCAGGCAAAGACGAGGCCTTTTGATGCGTCGTCGGCGCTCTACTGGATCTGGCGCCTCTTCTGGTTCGACAAGCCCGAACTCAACGAGTGTCTTCAGCTTGTGGCATCGCATGACTCGCCGGTGGTGCGCGATTGCGTCGCGCTGGTGCGAGCGTTTTTGGAGGGTCGCACCGAGCTTGGCGCGATCGACGACATCTTCGCGCTGCGCGAGAAGTTCCTGGCGCTCGACCTCGACCCCGACCGGGCCGAGGAGCGCGCCCGCGAGGTCGAAGAGGCCGAGCGGCTGGCGAACGCGGCGCACCACGCTGCGATGGAGCGCGCCGACCAGCTGATCGCCGCGGGTGATGTCGACGCGATGAAAGAAGCGCTGTGGGAACTCGATGATGATGAGGCGGCCGAGCGCGTCTTTGCCCGGGTCGTCGAGGCGTCGCCCGAGGGCGAGGTGTGGGCGCGCCGGTGGAACTTCATCGACGAACATCGAAGCAGCCGCGATGGCCGGGGGCATGATTACGAAGACGAGGAGCTCCACGAGATCATCTGGCGCGAGCCCTCGGAGCTTATCGGCCCGATGCTCGGAAAGCCGGAGAGCTGGACCGGCCACGACTGGAAGCGCCTGGGGCTTGCGGCCGCGGCGGCGGGTGAGCGGATGTTGCCGCATCTGCTGGCGGCGCTCGATACGCGCGACGAGTACCGGCGCGCGCAGACCGCGGCGGCGCGGGGGGTTGCCGCGCTCGGCGATCCCGCGCACGTCGGCAAACTTGTCCCCCTGGTCAAGGAGTTGTGGTGGCCGAACGGCAACTTCTTGATGGAGATGTCGAAGAGCGACCCCTTGCTCGCGACGATTGAAGCGCTCGGGGCGTTGGGCGGCAGTGAGGCGGTCGAAGTCCTCATGAAGCTGATGGAGAAGGGGCCCGATAAGGTGCGTCCCCGGGCGGCCGTCTCATTGGGACGCATCGGCGACGCAGCGGCGACCCAGACGCTGATCGCGTACGTCGATTCGGAGGCGACGCGGCCCGTGCTCTTTGCCCTGGCGCATATCGGCACCGAGGAGGCCCGATCCGCCATCGATGCGTATATTGCCAAAAATAACGGATCGCTGCTCAACCTGGCCTACGAGCGAGGCATGCAGCAGTTTGCGGCCTTCCAGACCGGGGGCGCCGACGCCGTCGACTGGTCGCTCGTGGCGGAGCTCAACCTGATCGTTGAGAACTCCACCTACGACGACCGGGAGCTGCATGAGACGCTCGCCAGGCTGTATCGGCATCATCCCGACGCCGCTGTGGCAGAAGCGCGGCTGCGGGAGTACCTGCATCACGAGTATGCCGTGGTGCGCACGGCGGCGATCGAAGGTTTGGAGGCGCCGGGCGTCGACCTTGGGTTGCGCTGGATGGACCGTCCGACAGTCGAGCTCATCTGGGAGAGCCGTGGTGTGGAGGGCCTGCGCGAAGCGCTGGCCGACCCCAACGCCATCTTCCGCCATAACCTCGTGATCAAGGCCGCGGAAGAGGGCGTCGGCGACGCGCTCGACGCCGAGGTGCTCGCGCTGGCCGACCTCTACTGTCGCTTCACCGGCTACACCAACGGCTATGTGAGGGATGCGCACCGACGCACCTATTATCTCATTGAGGCGATGTCGAAGTTGGACACCGAGGCGATGCTGCGGCGTCTGTGTCGGCTCTGGAAGTCGAGCAACCCGCATTACAGGGGCGCGGAGTACATCAAACACAACTTCGACGATTTGCACGCCCGCATGCGGCCCTACGCCGCCGAGGTCGAAGCGGCGCTCGCTGCCGAGGCCGAAGCAAAAGCCAACGCGGAGGCCAAAAAGGCAGGGCTCGGACTCTCCGCGCGACCCTTTGGCGCCTCTGCCCACGCCGAAGGCCACACCTCGCGCATCCGATCGGTGCAGCTCCTGGGCGACCAGGTGCTGACCTCCTCCGACGATAAGTCGGTGATTCGGTGGTCGCGCGAGGGCACGCTTCTCGCGAAGTACGCGTTTAAGGACGGGTTACGCGACGCGCTCATGGACGACGAGCACGTCTACGCCATCAGTGGCGAGTTTGCCGCCTGTCGTACGCTCGATGGCGAGGTGGTCTGGGAGCGCGAAGGTGTCTTCGACTACTGGATCGCGCTGATGGGAGACCGTTTCATCAGCCCGCCCTACGACACCCTGCGGATCCTCAACCGTCATACGGGCGAAGATATCTACACCTCCAAGACGCTCTTCGGCCTCCAACGCATGGTCCGGCTGGACG
The nucleotide sequence above comes from Lujinxingia vulgaris. Encoded proteins:
- a CDS encoding RCC1 domain-containing protein, yielding MMTLPHRPLPTLLLTLLLATGCGQSDSPPPSNPDAGGPDVEEDAGGEGDADVTSQPDRVVADILFPTETFVVQLDTILRPEAQAVNAAGEELDARVSFESSDPEVMEISSAGIAVGRALGAVTLTARAGDVQKAWPARVVSAPVASVEVVPANYTLQIGEAVEYVAVARDAGDVVIEDAGEPTWTTTDMGVASIDTRGIARALSVGTVEVVATIDGIEGRATLTVEEAPVDAVAISPRNPAAIYPLGSVTLEATALDELGDPMPWVELSWASSDTSVATVDGGVITGVAPGTAMISASYGDFTDEVEVDVIFSVQEVMAGEGAGCVISGEQLSCFGEGSQGQLGVGDLDDRAAPARLGYGPGLRDVSLGGGHGCLINAAGELYCWGRNDYGQAGDSAGDPVLAPAQILGARLSGGGRAEFLSVSAGAEHTCAVDDQGDIHCWGRNDARQAGHAGASTHLIQKVGGGHDFVLAAAGSRHSCGVTSDDFAYCWGAGDRGQLGDGTTTATPSEVPKFIDGGYTFAYLEAGEDFSCGLSPSGLPVCWGAGDRGQIGNGATADVNVPRTLALPVGSGLTALTVGRDHACGLYAGQALCWGAFDDGRLGRALSADQSSPEAASFAQRFVQIDAGDGVTCGWTEALEVFCWGQTPGAGATPAAVEFEDY
- a CDS encoding WD40 repeat domain-containing protein; translated protein: MKRPSMSAVHGLALNPDGTLLAAAGPGKGIIFDTASGTAVTKIPGATGHAYDVDFAPDSKSVVICFHGGHVRQYDVQSGDEIASYTGHSGVPQGVRKVKFSPDGKQLASVAEDSTLRIWDTQSTDELQRFKARADVNTVAWGPGESHITFATDVGLHTVEIASRRGKTLDTGAIADVQVVNNQILAAWDEAIRFLTPDLEITRTLEQSSVSRMRAYEGYLFAASWSGADAGVHRWDLSDGTRQRLPLPAPVGDGPHAVWALAIDAARGVLYAGCNPMKGSSNIVAWDCASLDLLDL
- a CDS encoding WGR domain-containing protein, with the protein product MTHYLEYVDDTSAKFWMIELLGNSHTVTYGKIGSEGRASTKEFDSAEEAQKSAAKLIASKKKKGYTASARTDAKPAAQLTNDEAREKYGLADRYVGNIRFAKVIVFEGDVEIYGDVNKNTVESLFFDGEREPTDELVIIDGNLTVHGSLDLTEYYPCLLVLGDLHCDFVTSVNSYKEVTGDAYITTAFIGNYNHGQMVVEGTTHVPLILNSDHGCTMTPNPKTVCINYFSYDDDFFKYDYYVDELKNLFPDELFEWFDEDDEEDFDFEWWSLAATLKSGASPFLEGAAPDLLSAEEIRAIASGDAPAGEAPASNPKPTTMSPAEAKEAFEAFRAEPALTFLSMCGDATVYRGNVISDVSDILDLALTLGEQGTPIVIDGDLTLSADSVEWGSESECNLLLVTGDLRVNHLVMSEVGDITVQGDLHAKTIIGMYGDNGGSLNVAGDAQVEVLVATTYFCFGFGGNVQAQHIIGDGTYATDFTDDYISTESINLFVPEMIEGGEFSAWKLFEARVAGKEVFVNNGKALEGAYEQEW
- a CDS encoding HEAT repeat domain-containing protein gives rise to the protein MTYYLENAEEFWSIDYQDDIVTVCSGPLGEAGSVIETHEIAGEDEALEMMRERARAQLLLGFVQRLPPEERFSQDERVKAYWQDDVLDVWKAMGVTEADPIDYRDRWEEYLAKPLPDELDQYLTWRSSHRFGYCNFGEWRMWDEDVWLPEPERGNLFEQLVLMDQENVLATAMMGQFARWVSIGSAGNGDQYFAHVDDLDPQRVEVVFYDHETSSPSFVCADSLSSFAWLNRCYVAFFDNEDAEDEAPGLAQLTEDMSLLEGRVALSWHFDELEEGTEFESGYEAKSDALYLFHKFVWISDLLRNNSIGAFEELAEVFYESLHAELSFEQAKTRPFDASSALYWIWRLFWFDKPELNECLQLVASHDSPVVRDCVALVRAFLEGRTELGAIDDIFALREKFLALDLDPDRAEERAREVEEAERLANAAHHAAMERADQLIAAGDVDAMKEALWELDDDEAAERVFARVVEASPEGEVWARRWNFIDEHRSSRDGRGHDYEDEELHEIIWREPSELIGPMLGKPESWTGHDWKRLGLAAAAAGERMLPHLLAALDTRDEYRRAQTAAARGVAALGDPAHVGKLVPLVKELWWPNGNFLMEMSKSDPLLATIEALGALGGSEAVEVLMKLMEKGPDKVRPRAAVSLGRIGDAAATQTLIAYVDSEATRPVLFALAHIGTEEARSAIDAYIAKNNGSLLNLAYERGMQQFAAFQTGGADAVDWSLVAELNLIVENSTYDDRELHETLARLYRHHPDAAVAEARLREYLHHEYAVVRTAAIEGLEAPGVDLGLRWMDRPTVELIWESRGVEGLREALADPNAIFRHNLVIKAAEEGVGDALDAEVLALADLYCRFTGYTNGYVRDAHRRTYYLIEAMSKLDTEAMLRRLCRLWKSSNPHYRGAEYIKHNFDDLHARMRPYAAEVEAALAAEAEAKANAEAKKAGLGLSARPFGASAHAEGHTSRIRSVQLLGDQVLTSSDDKSVIRWSREGTLLAKYAFKDGLRDALMDDEHVYAISGEFAACRTLDGEVVWEREGVFDYWIALMGDRFISPPYDTLRILNRHTGEDIYTSKTLFGLQRMVRLDDDHFLVAKYQGERLLVVNPFTLKVTAQWKLPPVSGYGGLWSMAAADGEVFVSRRDDSVVVFDAHGEVIRRGVFDKSLYTIRVVGEHLVSASSGTTVKVFDKHTFELIQEVETGIAIESLGVGPGPTIVVGGKNGELVIVEVAA